Proteins encoded in a region of the Streptomyces sp. NBC_01471 genome:
- a CDS encoding enolase C-terminal domain-like protein, which translates to MKITDVDVWVVNLPLVNPFTSSFETKTGETRTVVRIRTDTGVDGWGETMWGRPVAAIVEALAADLIGTSPFALESFHRKQHMVPFFHGYLGYAAIAALDVACWDAMGKATGQSVTDLLGGPVRDEVPITALVTRADAPGVGADGLPQALAEHTARVVAEGGFDAVKLKGTRDVAGDVAILRAVRGALPRVDLRVDPNAAWSVPDSVRAGIALEELDLEYLEDPCVGIEGMSQVHAKVRIPLCTNMCVVRFEEFAPAMRLNAVDVIHGDVYKWGGIAATKALAAHCETFGLGMNLHSGGELGIATAAHLAVVSSTPVLSRAIDSMYYLHADDIIEPLHLEGGRLRVPTGPGLGVSVDEEKLRHFAGVNEREGDLTG; encoded by the coding sequence ATGAAGATCACCGATGTCGACGTATGGGTTGTGAACCTTCCGCTGGTCAACCCGTTCACCAGCTCGTTCGAGACCAAGACGGGGGAGACCCGCACGGTGGTGCGGATCCGTACCGACACGGGTGTCGACGGCTGGGGCGAGACGATGTGGGGCCGCCCGGTCGCGGCGATCGTCGAAGCGCTCGCCGCCGACCTGATCGGCACCAGCCCGTTCGCGCTGGAGAGCTTCCACCGCAAACAGCACATGGTGCCCTTCTTCCACGGCTATCTGGGCTACGCGGCCATCGCCGCCCTGGACGTGGCCTGCTGGGACGCGATGGGCAAGGCGACCGGGCAGTCGGTCACCGACCTGCTGGGCGGGCCGGTGCGCGACGAGGTCCCGATCACCGCGCTGGTGACCCGCGCCGACGCGCCCGGGGTGGGCGCCGACGGGCTGCCGCAGGCGCTGGCCGAGCACACCGCACGGGTCGTGGCCGAGGGCGGCTTCGACGCGGTCAAGCTCAAGGGCACCAGGGACGTCGCCGGTGACGTCGCCATTCTGCGGGCGGTCCGCGGGGCCCTGCCCCGGGTGGACCTGCGGGTCGACCCGAACGCGGCCTGGTCGGTCCCCGACTCGGTGCGCGCCGGGATCGCCCTGGAGGAACTCGACCTGGAGTACCTGGAGGACCCCTGTGTGGGCATCGAGGGCATGAGCCAGGTGCACGCCAAGGTCCGGATCCCGCTGTGCACCAATATGTGTGTCGTCCGTTTCGAGGAGTTTGCCCCGGCGATGCGGCTGAACGCCGTCGACGTGATCCACGGCGACGTCTACAAGTGGGGCGGAATCGCCGCGACCAAGGCGCTCGCCGCCCACTGCGAGACGTTCGGGCTCGGGATGAATCTGCACAGCGGCGGCGAGCTGGGCATCGCGACCGCGGCACATCTGGCGGTCGTGTCCAGCACACCGGTGCTCTCACGGGCGATCGACAGCATGTACTACCTGCACGCCGACGACATCATCGAGCCGCTGCACCTCGAAGGCGGCCGGCTGCGGGTGCCCACCGGACCCGGCCTGGGCGTGAGCGTGGACGAGGAGAAACTGCGCCACTTCGCCGGTGTCAACGAGAGGGAAGGGGACCTGACCGGATGA
- a CDS encoding amidohydrolase family protein, whose translation MSDHAVLHVKGRVLVGPDDVRDELWVVGGRITYVRPAAEAVTVRGWALPGLVDAHCHVGLDARGAVDEATAEKQALGEREAGALLLRDAGSPSDTRWIDARADLPKIIRAGRHIARTRRYIRNYAHEIEPGDLVEYVAREARNGDGWVKLVGDWIDRDTGDLSACWPRGEVEAAIAEAHRLGARVTAHCFAEDSLRDLVEAGIDCVEHATGLTDETIPLFAERGVAIVPTLVNIATFPLLAAGGDAKYPRWSAHMRRLHERRYDTVRSAYDAGVPVYVGTDAGGSLPHGLVAEEAAELVKAGIPVSDVLSAASWGAREWLGRPGLAEGAPADLVVYTEDPREDVRVLGAPHRVILEGRQVG comes from the coding sequence ATGAGCGATCACGCGGTGCTGCATGTGAAGGGGCGGGTGCTGGTCGGGCCCGACGACGTCAGGGACGAGCTGTGGGTGGTCGGGGGGCGGATCACCTACGTACGCCCGGCCGCGGAGGCCGTCACGGTGCGGGGGTGGGCGCTGCCCGGTCTGGTCGACGCGCACTGCCACGTCGGGCTCGACGCGCGCGGGGCGGTCGACGAAGCCACCGCCGAGAAGCAGGCGCTCGGCGAGCGGGAGGCCGGGGCGTTGCTGCTGCGGGACGCGGGGTCGCCCTCCGACACCCGGTGGATCGACGCCCGCGCCGACCTCCCGAAGATCATCCGGGCGGGCCGCCACATCGCGCGCACCCGCCGCTACATCCGGAACTACGCCCATGAGATCGAGCCGGGGGACCTCGTCGAGTACGTCGCCAGGGAGGCCCGGAACGGCGACGGCTGGGTCAAGCTCGTCGGCGACTGGATCGACCGGGACACCGGGGACCTGTCCGCCTGCTGGCCGCGCGGGGAGGTGGAGGCGGCGATCGCCGAGGCGCACCGGCTCGGTGCCAGGGTCACCGCGCACTGCTTCGCCGAGGACTCGCTGCGCGATCTCGTGGAGGCCGGGATCGACTGCGTCGAGCACGCCACCGGGCTCACCGACGAGACCATTCCGCTCTTCGCCGAGCGGGGGGTCGCGATCGTACCGACGCTGGTGAACATCGCGACCTTCCCGCTGCTCGCCGCCGGCGGCGACGCCAAGTACCCGCGCTGGTCTGCGCATATGAGGCGGCTGCACGAGCGGCGCTACGACACCGTCCGCTCCGCCTACGACGCGGGTGTCCCGGTCTACGTCGGGACGGACGCGGGCGGGTCGCTGCCGCACGGCCTGGTCGCCGAGGAGGCGGCGGAGCTGGTGAAGGCGGGCATCCCGGTGTCCGACGTGCTGTCGGCGGCGTCCTGGGGCGCCCGCGAGTGGCTGGGCAGGCCGGGGCTCGCGGAGGGCGCGCCCGCGGACCTCGTGGTGTACACGGAGGACCCGCGCGAGGACGTGCGGGTGCTGGGCGCCCCGCACCGGGTGATCCTCGAAGGCCGTCAGGTGGGGTGA
- a CDS encoding SCO1860 family LAETG-anchored protein — MNSNTFRMPARRTATVLVAAALTAGPAALLAAAPAQATTGSDGKASAVVLRTGLDVSLLNKTVDVPLTVALNEVHAPASADKTALTAKLDGVDQGRTFSLLRADVATARATADRHKAEGYANIARASVHVPGLPLLSLIEVEKVTSKAVCEAGARPHAESNVLGHVTVLGKRITLTAGGTTQVHVPAVGDITLDLSKTSTTSRTAAATALQLKVSVNPLKLNVADVRGEVTLAQATCESPKAAPPSHHGGGHPAQPTPAPGVKEQTVAHPKPVTAPEKEHLAETGGSSVTPYIAGGAAALVLAGGGALAVARGRSRNKA; from the coding sequence TTGAACAGCAACACCTTCCGTATGCCCGCACGCCGTACGGCCACCGTCCTCGTGGCCGCCGCGCTGACCGCGGGCCCCGCGGCGCTCCTCGCCGCGGCACCCGCGCAGGCGACCACCGGCAGCGACGGAAAGGCGAGTGCTGTCGTGCTCCGTACCGGGCTCGATGTCTCGCTGCTCAACAAGACCGTCGACGTACCGCTCACGGTCGCGCTCAACGAGGTGCACGCACCGGCGAGCGCGGACAAGACCGCGCTGACCGCGAAGCTGGACGGCGTCGACCAGGGCCGCACGTTCAGCCTGCTGCGCGCCGACGTCGCCACCGCCCGTGCGACGGCCGACCGGCACAAGGCCGAGGGGTACGCCAACATCGCCCGCGCGTCGGTCCATGTCCCCGGGCTGCCGCTGCTGTCGCTGATCGAGGTCGAGAAGGTCACGTCGAAGGCGGTCTGCGAGGCCGGTGCGCGGCCGCACGCGGAGTCGAACGTACTCGGCCACGTGACCGTGCTCGGCAAGAGGATCACGCTCACCGCCGGTGGCACGACGCAGGTCCACGTGCCCGCCGTCGGTGACATCACCCTCGACCTCTCGAAGACCAGCACGACGTCCCGTACGGCGGCTGCCACCGCGTTGCAGCTCAAGGTGTCGGTCAACCCCCTGAAGCTGAACGTCGCCGATGTCCGGGGCGAGGTCACCCTCGCGCAGGCGACCTGCGAGTCGCCGAAGGCGGCCCCGCCGAGCCACCACGGCGGCGGCCACCCGGCGCAGCCCACCCCGGCCCCCGGGGTCAAGGAGCAGACCGTGGCCCACCCGAAGCCCGTGACCGCGCCGGAGAAGGAACACCTCGCGGAGACCGGGGGCAGCTCCGTGACTCCGTACATCGCGGGAGGCGCGGCGGCCCTGGTGCTGGCCGGCGGCGGTGCGCTCGCGGTGGCCCGCGGACGGAGCCGCAACAAGGCCTGA
- the cobC gene encoding Rv2231c family pyridoxal phosphate-dependent protein CobC — protein sequence MAVMRTHTDVHDLRHHGDAEVRDCGPGGLTDLAVNVRAGTPPPWLRDHIAGSLGGLAAYPDGRAARAAVAARHGLPVERVLLTAGAAEAFVLIARALAVRRPVVVHPQFTEPEAALRDAGHTVRRVLLRAEDGFRLDPAAVPGTADLVVAGNPTNPTSVLHPAGTLAALAAPGRTLVVDEAFMDAVPDERESLAGRTDVPGLIVLRSLTKTWGLAGLRIGYVLAEPETVELLARAQPLWPVSTPALAAAEACSAAPALAEAALAAHAIAADRAHLLAGLAEFDEVRAVEPAEGPFVLVRMERADEVRERLRRLGFAARRGDTFPGLGPEWLRLAVRDRATTNRFLQALDQALTGISG from the coding sequence ATGGCAGTCATGCGCACACACACTGACGTCCACGATCTCCGGCACCACGGCGACGCGGAGGTGCGGGACTGCGGCCCCGGCGGCCTCACCGACCTCGCGGTCAATGTCAGGGCGGGCACTCCCCCGCCCTGGCTCAGGGACCACATAGCGGGGTCGCTCGGCGGCCTGGCCGCGTATCCCGACGGCCGGGCGGCCCGGGCCGCGGTGGCCGCCCGGCACGGGCTGCCGGTCGAACGGGTCCTGCTGACGGCCGGCGCCGCCGAGGCCTTCGTACTGATCGCCCGCGCCCTTGCGGTGCGCAGACCGGTCGTCGTGCATCCGCAGTTCACCGAGCCGGAGGCGGCGCTGCGCGACGCCGGGCACACGGTGCGGCGGGTCCTGCTGCGTGCGGAGGACGGTTTCCGGCTGGACCCGGCGGCCGTCCCCGGCACGGCGGACCTGGTGGTGGCCGGCAATCCGACCAACCCGACGTCCGTACTGCATCCGGCGGGGACGCTGGCCGCGCTGGCGGCGCCGGGCCGGACGCTGGTGGTGGACGAGGCGTTCATGGACGCGGTGCCCGACGAGCGCGAGTCGCTGGCGGGCCGTACCGATGTGCCCGGCCTGATCGTCCTGCGCAGCCTCACCAAGACCTGGGGGCTCGCGGGGCTGCGGATCGGCTATGTGCTGGCCGAGCCGGAGACCGTGGAGCTGCTGGCGCGGGCGCAGCCGCTGTGGCCGGTGTCCACCCCGGCGCTGGCCGCGGCCGAGGCGTGCTCGGCGGCCCCCGCGCTCGCCGAGGCCGCGCTCGCCGCGCACGCCATCGCCGCGGACCGCGCCCATCTGCTGGCCGGTCTCGCGGAGTTCGACGAGGTACGGGCGGTCGAGCCGGCCGAGGGCCCGTTCGTACTGGTCCGGATGGAGCGCGCCGACGAGGTGCGGGAGCGGCTGCGGAGGCTGGGCTTCGCGGCCCGCCGCGGTGACACCTTTCCAGGGCTCGGGCCCGAGTGGCTGCGGCTCGCGGTGCGCGACCGCGCGACGACCAACCGATTCCTGCAAGCGCTCGACCAGGCGCTGACCGGAATCTCCGGCTGA
- a CDS encoding aminotransferase class V-fold PLP-dependent enzyme, with the protein METLAGAEFAPEMTYLNTASSGLLPARTVAAMHTAVTRAAAGRPTDMFADVEASRASFARIAGVPVSRVAAGASVAVFTGLIATSLPEGAEVLVAEDDFSSVVNPFVVRADLKVRFAPLESLAEAVRPGTALVAVSAVQSADGRIADLDAIRAAARAHGARTLVDASQSAGWLPLDAAGDDYTVAVAFKWLTCPRGVAFLVVPEDLGGLTPVFAGWVAGEEPWNSCYGPVGELAHSARRFDESPSLFSYAGARRSLALIEEIGPAAVQRHDAALADRFRAGLDRIGQRVVAAPGSAIVAAPGLGHRRDELSRAGVELSDRAGNLRAAFHLYNSAADVDRLLDALSG; encoded by the coding sequence ATGGAGACCTTGGCAGGCGCCGAGTTCGCGCCCGAGATGACGTATCTGAACACCGCGAGCAGCGGACTGCTCCCGGCCCGCACCGTCGCCGCGATGCACACCGCGGTGACGAGGGCGGCCGCGGGCAGGCCGACCGACATGTTCGCCGATGTGGAGGCGTCCCGCGCCTCCTTCGCCCGGATCGCGGGGGTCCCGGTCTCCCGCGTCGCGGCCGGGGCATCCGTCGCCGTCTTCACCGGGCTGATCGCCACGTCGCTCCCCGAGGGCGCCGAAGTACTGGTCGCCGAGGACGATTTCAGCTCGGTGGTGAACCCCTTCGTGGTGCGTGCCGATCTCAAGGTGCGTTTCGCGCCACTGGAGTCGCTGGCCGAAGCGGTCCGTCCGGGCACCGCGCTCGTCGCGGTGAGCGCGGTGCAGTCGGCCGACGGCCGGATCGCCGACCTCGACGCGATCCGGGCCGCGGCCCGTGCCCACGGGGCCCGCACCCTGGTGGACGCGTCGCAGTCGGCGGGATGGCTCCCGCTCGACGCGGCCGGGGACGACTACACCGTGGCCGTCGCCTTCAAATGGCTGACCTGCCCGCGCGGCGTCGCCTTCCTGGTCGTCCCCGAGGACCTGGGCGGGCTGACGCCGGTCTTCGCCGGATGGGTCGCGGGGGAGGAGCCCTGGAACAGCTGCTACGGGCCGGTGGGTGAACTGGCCCACTCCGCGCGGCGGTTCGACGAGAGCCCGAGTCTCTTCTCGTACGCCGGAGCCCGGCGGTCCCTCGCCCTGATCGAGGAGATCGGGCCCGCGGCGGTCCAGCGCCACGACGCCGCGCTCGCCGACCGCTTCCGGGCGGGGCTCGACCGGATCGGGCAGCGCGTCGTCGCGGCTCCCGGCTCGGCGATCGTCGCGGCCCCGGGGCTGGGCCACCGCCGTGACGAGCTCAGCCGGGCGGGTGTCGAACTCTCCGACCGCGCGGGCAATCTGCGCGCCGCCTTCCACCTCTACAACTCGGCCGCCGACGTCGACCGGCTCCTCGACGCGCTCTCCGGCTGA
- a CDS encoding aminotransferase class V-fold PLP-dependent enzyme, which yields MTHPFLDLAPLTPAHFAAIERQTASLLGTRQDVVIMQGEALLPLEGCIRSGARPGSTALNVITGPYGQTFGNWLRDCGVTVVDLAVPFHTAVTAAQVREALAARPEIDFVSLVHAEAATGNTNPVAEIGEAVRAHGALFMLDAVASVGAEPLLPDAWGVDLCVIGGQKAMGGPAGVSAVSVSERAWQRFAENPQAPRRSYLSLLDWKERWIDAGRTALPHAPAQLEMLALGACLERIESEGAAAVMDRHARAAAATRAGALALGGGLAPFVHEARDAAPVATTLRTPAGVDASELVAQALAADPTLPLIAGGGALAGEMLRINHYGPDATQGVVHSSLAALGAALSDAALGGSGAPVDLEAARGAVSAAWQRG from the coding sequence GTGACGCACCCCTTCCTTGACCTCGCCCCGCTCACCCCCGCGCACTTCGCCGCGATCGAGCGGCAGACGGCCTCGCTGCTCGGCACCCGGCAGGATGTCGTGATCATGCAGGGGGAGGCGCTGCTGCCGCTGGAGGGATGCATCCGCTCCGGTGCGCGGCCGGGCTCCACCGCGCTCAATGTGATCACCGGGCCGTACGGCCAGACCTTCGGCAACTGGCTGCGCGACTGCGGGGTCACCGTGGTCGACCTGGCCGTGCCGTTCCACACCGCGGTCACCGCTGCCCAGGTGCGCGAGGCGCTCGCCGCCCGCCCGGAGATCGACTTCGTGTCCCTGGTCCACGCGGAGGCCGCGACCGGCAACACCAACCCGGTCGCGGAGATCGGTGAGGCGGTCCGGGCGCACGGAGCGCTCTTCATGCTGGACGCGGTCGCGTCGGTGGGCGCGGAGCCGCTGCTGCCGGACGCCTGGGGGGTGGACCTCTGCGTGATCGGCGGGCAGAAGGCGATGGGCGGCCCCGCCGGGGTCTCGGCCGTCTCCGTGAGCGAGCGGGCCTGGCAGCGGTTCGCGGAGAACCCGCAGGCTCCGCGCCGCTCGTACCTGTCGCTGCTCGACTGGAAGGAGCGCTGGATCGACGCGGGCCGCACCGCCCTGCCGCACGCCCCCGCCCAGCTGGAGATGCTGGCGCTGGGGGCCTGTCTGGAGCGGATCGAGTCGGAGGGCGCCGCGGCCGTGATGGACCGGCACGCACGGGCCGCGGCGGCCACCCGGGCCGGCGCGCTCGCCCTCGGCGGCGGACTGGCGCCGTTCGTGCACGAGGCCCGGGACGCGGCCCCGGTGGCCACCACGCTCCGCACCCCGGCCGGGGTCGACGCGTCGGAGCTGGTCGCGCAGGCCCTGGCGGCCGACCCGACACTGCCGCTGATCGCGGGCGGCGGGGCGCTGGCCGGGGAGATGCTGCGGATCAACCACTACGGTCCGGACGCCACCCAGGGTGTGGTGCACTCCTCGCTCGCGGCACTGGGTGCCGCGCTGAGCGATGCGGCGCTGGGCGGTTCGGGCGCTCCCGTGGATCTGGAGGCCGCGCGCGGTGCGGTGTCGGCGGCCTGGCAGCGCGGCTGA
- a CDS encoding ectoine synthase yields the protein MIVRSFKDVEGTDRHIKSKSGTWESKRIVLAKEKVGFSLHETILYAGTETSMWYANHIEAVLCTKGEAELTNDDTGEVHWIEPGTMYLLNGHEKHTLRPKTDFHCVCVFNPPVTGREDHDENGVYPLLTEEV from the coding sequence GTGATTGTCCGATCGTTCAAGGACGTCGAGGGAACCGACCGGCACATCAAGTCCAAGTCGGGGACCTGGGAGAGCAAGCGCATCGTGCTCGCCAAGGAGAAGGTCGGCTTCTCCCTGCACGAGACCATCCTGTACGCGGGGACCGAGACGTCGATGTGGTACGCCAACCACATCGAGGCCGTGCTCTGCACCAAGGGCGAGGCCGAGCTCACCAACGACGACACCGGCGAGGTCCACTGGATCGAGCCCGGCACCATGTACCTCTTGAACGGGCACGAGAAGCACACTCTGCGCCCGAAGACCGATTTCCACTGCGTCTGCGTCTTCAACCCTCCGGTCACCGGACGGGAGGACCACGATGAGAACGGCGTTTACCCGCTGCTGACCGAGGAGGTCTGA
- a CDS encoding RidA family protein, protein MSTPPGQRGERAGRRAVRSAHAPRPAGAYSQGVPAGGFLYTAGFGPQDPATGEPPGTVGQQTAQALRNVRAVLAERGLTLDDAVKVTVHLADLHRDFAAFDAAYGEFFTAPYPVRTTVGSELMDILVEIDVVAYAGA, encoded by the coding sequence ATGAGCACGCCACCAGGACAGCGGGGGGAGCGGGCCGGCAGGCGGGCGGTACGCAGTGCGCACGCGCCCCGGCCCGCCGGGGCCTACAGCCAGGGCGTGCCGGCCGGAGGGTTTCTGTACACGGCCGGGTTCGGCCCGCAGGACCCGGCGACCGGGGAACCGCCCGGCACGGTCGGACAGCAGACCGCCCAGGCGCTGCGCAACGTCCGGGCGGTGCTCGCCGAGCGCGGGCTGACCCTGGACGACGCCGTCAAGGTGACCGTGCATCTGGCCGATCTGCACCGGGATTTCGCCGCCTTCGACGCGGCGTACGGCGAGTTCTTCACCGCCCCGTACCCGGTGCGCACCACGGTGGGCTCCGAGCTCATGGACATCCTGGTCGAAATCGATGTGGTGGCGTACGCCGGTGCATGA
- the ectB gene encoding diaminobutyrate--2-oxoglutarate transaminase, with the protein MTITPPALSVFETLESEVRSYCRSWPAVFDRAQGSYLHDEDGHTYLDFFAGAGSLNYGHNNPVLKRALIDYIERDGITHGLDMATTAKRAFLESFQNVILRPRDLPYKVMFPGPTGTNAVESALKLARKVKGRESVVSFTNAFHGMSLGSLAVTGNAFKRAGAGIPLVHGTPMPFDNYFDGQIPDFLWFERLLEDRGSGLNKPAAVIVETVQGEGGINVARAEWLRALQDLCHRQDMLLIVDDIQMGCGRTGGFFSFEEAGITPDIVTLSKSISGYGLPMSLCLFKGELDVWEPGEHNGTFRGNNPAFVTATATLETYWADGQMEKQTLARGEQVERALLALVEENDGAGVSFRGRGLVWGIEFEDKPRATAVCRRAFDLGLLLETSGPESEVVKLLPPLTVSSEELDEGLSILARAVRETA; encoded by the coding sequence GTGACCATCACCCCGCCCGCCCTGAGTGTCTTCGAGACTCTTGAGTCGGAGGTGCGCAGTTACTGCCGCAGCTGGCCGGCCGTGTTCGACCGTGCCCAGGGCAGCTACCTCCATGACGAGGACGGCCACACCTACCTCGACTTCTTCGCCGGTGCCGGATCGCTCAACTACGGCCACAACAACCCGGTGCTCAAACGCGCGCTGATCGACTACATCGAGCGTGATGGCATCACCCACGGCCTTGACATGGCCACCACGGCGAAACGGGCCTTCCTGGAGTCCTTCCAGAACGTGATCCTGCGCCCGCGTGACCTGCCGTACAAGGTGATGTTCCCGGGCCCGACAGGCACCAACGCCGTCGAGTCGGCGCTGAAGCTGGCCCGCAAGGTCAAGGGCCGCGAGTCCGTCGTCTCGTTCACCAACGCCTTCCACGGCATGTCGCTCGGCTCGCTCGCCGTGACCGGCAACGCCTTCAAGCGGGCCGGCGCCGGTATTCCGCTGGTGCACGGCACGCCGATGCCGTTCGACAACTACTTCGACGGCCAGATCCCGGACTTCCTCTGGTTCGAGCGCCTGCTGGAGGACCGGGGATCCGGTCTCAACAAGCCCGCCGCCGTGATCGTCGAGACGGTCCAGGGCGAGGGTGGCATCAACGTGGCGCGCGCCGAGTGGCTCCGCGCGCTCCAGGATCTCTGCCACCGCCAGGACATGCTGCTGATCGTCGACGACATCCAGATGGGCTGCGGCCGGACCGGTGGCTTCTTCTCCTTCGAGGAAGCGGGCATCACCCCCGACATCGTCACCCTGTCCAAGTCCATCAGCGGCTACGGACTGCCCATGTCGCTCTGCCTCTTCAAGGGCGAGCTCGACGTGTGGGAGCCGGGCGAGCACAACGGCACCTTCCGCGGCAACAACCCGGCGTTCGTCACCGCCACCGCGACCCTTGAGACGTACTGGGCCGACGGCCAGATGGAGAAGCAGACGCTGGCCCGCGGCGAGCAGGTCGAGCGCGCGCTGCTGGCCCTCGTCGAGGAGAACGACGGCGCGGGCGTGAGCTTCCGCGGCCGCGGCCTCGTCTGGGGCATCGAGTTCGAGGACAAGCCGCGCGCCACGGCCGTCTGCCGCCGCGCCTTCGACCTCGGGCTGCTCCTGGAGACCTCGGGTCCGGAGAGCGAGGTCGTCAAGCTGCTGCCGCCGCTGACCGTTTCCTCCGAAGAACTCGACGAGGGCCTGAGCATCCTGGCCCGCGCCGTCCGCGAGACCGCCTGA
- the thpD gene encoding ectoine hydroxylase, with the protein MTEVLSNIRADLYPTRGASEVTTPRQDPVVWSQPGAAGPISQPELQGFERDGFLTVGELLTDDEVALYRAELDRLVADPVVRADERSIIEPKSQDVRSVFEVHKLSEVFARLVRDERLLDRARQILGSDVYVHQSRINVKPGFGASGFYWHSDFETWHAEDGLANMRTVSVSVALTENFDTNGGLMIMPGSHQHFLGCAGRTPKDNYKRSLQMQDAGIPSDAALTRMADEHGIKLFTGRAGSATWFDCNCMHGSGDNITPYARSNVFIVFNSVDNAAVEPFAAPIRRPEFIGARDFTPVK; encoded by the coding sequence ATGACCGAAGTACTGTCCAACATCCGGGCGGATCTCTATCCCACCCGTGGTGCGAGTGAAGTGACCACCCCCCGCCAGGATCCGGTGGTCTGGTCGCAGCCCGGCGCGGCGGGCCCGATTTCCCAGCCGGAGCTCCAGGGCTTCGAGCGGGACGGGTTCCTCACCGTGGGCGAGTTGCTCACGGACGATGAAGTGGCCCTCTACCGTGCGGAACTGGACCGGCTGGTAGCCGACCCGGTCGTCCGCGCCGATGAGCGCTCCATCATCGAGCCGAAGTCTCAGGACGTACGGTCGGTCTTCGAGGTGCACAAGCTCAGCGAGGTCTTCGCGCGGCTGGTGCGGGACGAGCGGCTGCTGGACCGGGCCCGGCAGATCCTGGGGTCGGACGTCTACGTCCACCAGTCCCGGATCAACGTCAAGCCGGGGTTCGGCGCCAGTGGCTTCTACTGGCACTCGGACTTCGAGACGTGGCACGCCGAGGACGGTCTGGCGAACATGCGGACCGTGTCCGTCTCGGTCGCGCTGACCGAGAACTTCGACACCAACGGCGGCTTGATGATCATGCCCGGCTCGCACCAGCACTTCCTGGGGTGCGCGGGCAGGACGCCGAAGGACAACTACAAGCGGTCGCTCCAGATGCAGGACGCGGGCATCCCGTCGGACGCGGCGCTGACGCGGATGGCGGACGAGCACGGCATCAAGCTCTTCACCGGCCGGGCCGGTTCGGCCACCTGGTTCGACTGCAACTGCATGCACGGTTCGGGTGACAACATCACTCCGTACGCCCGCAGCAATGTCTTCATCGTGTTCAACAGTGTGGACAACGCAGCGGTGGAGCCCTTCGCGGCTCCGATCCGGCGGCCCGAGTTCATCGGGGCGCGGGACTTCACTCCGGTGAAGTGA
- the ectA gene encoding diaminobutyrate acetyltransferase: protein MTAAQEDLVRARSEFHEIDTPRVEDGAAIWRIARDSEVLDLNSSYSYLLWFRDFAATSVVARDTTGAPIGFVTGYVRPDRPEALVVWQVAVDQAYRGQGLAGVLLDGLTAKVTARGVVRELETTISPDNTASDRLFRSFAKRHGAAVEREVLFDGEMFPEGTHQPEVLYRISPISA, encoded by the coding sequence ATGACCGCCGCGCAAGAAGACCTTGTACGTGCCCGTAGCGAATTCCACGAGATCGACACCCCACGAGTGGAGGACGGGGCCGCGATCTGGCGTATCGCCCGCGACTCCGAGGTACTGGACCTCAACTCCTCGTACAGCTACCTGCTGTGGTTTCGCGACTTCGCAGCGACCTCTGTGGTGGCGCGTGACACGACCGGTGCCCCCATCGGCTTCGTCACCGGATACGTGCGCCCGGACCGCCCCGAAGCCCTCGTCGTCTGGCAGGTGGCCGTCGACCAGGCATACCGCGGCCAGGGCCTCGCCGGTGTGCTGCTGGACGGGCTGACCGCCAAGGTCACCGCCAGGGGAGTGGTTCGGGAGCTCGAAACCACCATTTCGCCGGACAACACCGCGTCCGACCGCCTGTTCCGCTCGTTCGCAAAGCGGCATGGGGCAGCAGTGGAACGTGAAGTGCTCTTCGACGGCGAAATGTTCCCCGAAGGGACGCACCAGCCGGAAGTGCTGTACCGCATCAGCCCCATCTCGGCCTGA